The Dromaius novaehollandiae isolate bDroNov1 chromosome 32, bDroNov1.hap1, whole genome shotgun sequence genome includes a window with the following:
- the VAMP2 gene encoding vesicle-associated membrane protein 2, with amino-acid sequence MSAPAAPAAPPPAAAEGGGPPAPPPNLTSNRRLQQTQAQVDEVVDIMRVNVDKVLERDQKLSELDDRADALQAGASQFETSAAKLKRKYWWKNLKMMIILGVICAIVLIIIIVYFST; translated from the exons AT gtcggcccccgccgcccccgccgcgccccccccggccgccgccgagggcgggggcccccccgcccctccccccaaCCTCACCAGCAACCGGCGGCTGCAGCAGACCCAGGCCCAAGTGGATGAG gtGGTGGACATCATGCGGGTGAACGTGGACAAGGTGCTGGAGCGGGACCAGAAGCTGTCGGAGCTGGACGACCGGGCCGACGCGCTCCAGGCCGGCGCCTCCCAGTTCGAGACCAGCGCCGCCAAGCTCAAGCGCAAGTACTGGTGGAAGAACCTCAAG atgATGATCATCCTGGGGGTGATATGCGCCATCGTCCTCATCATCATCATCG TGTACTTCAGCACCTAA
- the TMEM107 gene encoding transmembrane protein 107 isoform X1: MASLGVLVPARFLALTAHLVTVLTILWARDPHVLASLPLEFSPEEYARVDTELLVALGVTLGLLALELGGFLSGLSMFHRPQALLSAMAHGGTTLALLLFLAERWDCGAYWGLLGAGRDPESGVTPRKGPRKRCDTSKRSPKAV; the protein is encoded by the exons atgGCGTCGCTGGGGGTGCTGGTGCCGGCCCGGTTCCTCGCCCTCACGGCCCATCTCGTCACCGTCCTCACCATCCTCTGGGCCCGG gaCCCCCATGTGCTGGCCTCGCTACCGCTGGAGTTCTCGCCGGAGGAGTACGCCCGCGTGGACACTGA gctgctggtggccctgggggtgACGCTGGGGCTCCTGGCGCTGGAGCTGGGCGGGTTCCTCTCCGGCCTCTCCATGTTCCACCGGCCCCAGGCGCTGCTCT cggcgATGGCCCACGGCGGCACCACCCTggctctgctcctcttcctcgccgAGCGCTGGGACTGCGGCGCTTACTGGGGGCTCCTGGGTGCCGGCAG GGACCCCGAAAGCGGTGTGACACCTCGAAAAGGACCCCGAAAGCGGTGTGACACCTCGAAAAGGAGCCCGAAAGCGGTGTGA
- the LOC112993610 gene encoding aurora kinase C-like, whose translation MAYKENVNPSVYGLGKCGVLPPPGPQRVLRKDPPGPGAAPPSDALLLPRAAARACPPPALPGRVPLEPSTQQHPQRTFSIEDFEVGRPLGKGKFGNVYLARERTSRFIVALKVLFKSQIEKEGVEHQLRREIEIQAHLRHPNVLRLYNYFHDRKRVYLILEYAPRGELYKELQKCRHFDEQRSATLMEELADALLYCHAKKVIHRDIKPENLLMGLKGELKIADFGWSVHAPSLRRKTMCGTLDYLPPEMVEGRTHDEKVDLWCLGVLCYELLAGHPPFESASHADTYRRITKVDLHFPPALPDGARDLIGRLLRHSPGERLPLRGVLQHPWVRAHSRRVLPPAYAPP comes from the exons atggcCTACAAGGAGAACGTGAACCCCAGCGTCTATGGCCTGGGCAAG tgtggggtgctgccccccccgggcccccagcGGGTGCTGCGCAaggacccccccggcccgggtGCCGCCCCCCCCTCGGACGCCCTGCTGCTGCCGAGAGCCGCCGCCagggcctgcccccccccag CCCTGCCGGGGCGGGTGCCCTTGgagcccagcacccagcagcacccGCA GCGGACCTTCTCCATCGAGGACTTTGAGGTGGGGCGGCCGCTGGGCAAGGGCAAGTTCGGCAACGTCTACCTGGCGCGCGAGCGGACCTCCCGCTTCATCGTGGCCCTCAAGGTGCTCTTCAAGTCGCAGATCGAGAAGGAGGGCGTCGAGCACCAGCTGCGGCGCGAGATCGAGATCCAGGCCCACCTGCG gcaccccaacGTGCTGCGTCTCTACAACTACTTCCACGACCGCAAGCGGGTCTACCTCATCCTGGAGTACGCGCCGCGGGGCGAGCTCTACAAGGAGCTGCAGAAGTGCCGCCACTTCGACgagcagcgcagcgccacg ctgaTGGAGGAGCTGGCGGACGCGCTGCTCTACTGCCACGCCAAGAAGGTGATCCACCGCGACATCAAGCCCGAGAACCTGCTCATGGGCCTCAAGGGCGAGCTGAAGATCGCCGACTTCGGGTGGTCGGTGCACGCCCCCTCGCTCAG GCGGAAGACCATGTGCGGGACGCTGGACTACCTGCCGCCGGAGATGGTGGAGGGCCGGACGCACGACGAGAAGGTCGACCTGTGGTGCCTGGGGGTGCTCTGCTACGAGCTGCTCGCCGGGCACCCGCCCTTCGAGAGCGCCTCCCACGCCGACACCTACCGCCGCATCACCAAG gtggaCCTGCACttccccccggcgctgcccgacGGCGCCCGCGACCTCATCGGGCGCCTGCTGCGCCACAGCCCCGGGGAGCGGCTGCCGCTGCGCGGGGTgctgcagcacccatgggtgcgcGCCCACTCCCGCCGGGTGCTGCCCCCCGCCTACGCCCCCCCCTAG
- the TMEM107 gene encoding transmembrane protein 107 isoform X2, with product MASLGVLVPARFLALTAHLVTVLTILWARDPHVLASLPLEFSPEEYARVDTELLVALGVTLGLLALELGGFLSGLSMFHRPQALLSAMAHGGTTLALLLFLAERWDCGAYWGLLGAGSALPAATELLLMGVVLGCKRKVG from the exons atgGCGTCGCTGGGGGTGCTGGTGCCGGCCCGGTTCCTCGCCCTCACGGCCCATCTCGTCACCGTCCTCACCATCCTCTGGGCCCGG gaCCCCCATGTGCTGGCCTCGCTACCGCTGGAGTTCTCGCCGGAGGAGTACGCCCGCGTGGACACTGA gctgctggtggccctgggggtgACGCTGGGGCTCCTGGCGCTGGAGCTGGGCGGGTTCCTCTCCGGCCTCTCCATGTTCCACCGGCCCCAGGCGCTGCTCT cggcgATGGCCCACGGCGGCACCACCCTggctctgctcctcttcctcgccgAGCGCTGGGACTGCGGCGCTTACTGGGGGCTCCTGGGTGCCGGCAG CGCCCTGCCGGCTGCCACCGAGCTGCTGCTGATGGGCGTCGTGTTGGGGTGCAAGAGGAAAGTGGGGTGA